One genomic window of Maribacter aquivivus includes the following:
- a CDS encoding chondroitinase-B domain-containing protein — MKKYFLLLASVFLLISCSEKAINNAITVNDITELNTAISEAKPGDDIVMANGDWKNVNIKFIAYGKEKSPITLRAETPGEVRITGTSDLKLAGEYLIVDGLHFTNGSSPSSAVIDFGISEDSVANHCKITNSAIIDFNKAQRNQTDLWVLFKGRHNELDHCYIAGKSNRGPTVRIDLAGNNSIKNYHKITNNYFGPRPPKGGPSAETIQLGNSFTSMAPSYTLVENNFFDHCNGEVEIISSKTNFNEFRNNVFYKSEGSLVTRHGNYCIIDGNVFIGDENSEQIGGIRLIGTGHWVTNNYFYNLNGQTFRSPLAVMNGIPKSPLNRYLQVTDVVVANNSWVNCVSPWQFGVGSNIDQKDILPKSEIRSATPIRTIVANNLIYNNKGDKQPIVEHDSINGIDFRSNVINNQGVMFKAVDGLTQKDFGTAVADGDILMPDNSLADFELYNGFEFNQITADLFGNSRADKNLVGAVTGKPVNKKDMMDVSQYGPDWYSNTTSKNESNKTHSASSSEELISAITTATSGDTIILSAERYDLSSPLKIDKTITIMAATSDAKAIIQYKGASETPAFEMNPKGQLTLKNIKLIGNKEQYAFASLKNNMSSLYNLTVVDCEISNFDYVLKAYKLSFSEYITFKSTQIKDCANGLELSEETDDKGEYNAENITIDNCLFDGVASNVVDYYRGGYDESTVGGNLIVTNSTFTHCGSKAEEGLLLNTYGIINVNLANNKFIDNPIKLVARLWGAKNNRYSDNEIKNSGKILVEENLPLKLMY; from the coding sequence ATGAAAAAGTATTTTCTACTATTAGCTTCCGTTTTTCTACTAATCTCTTGTAGTGAAAAAGCAATTAACAATGCTATCACCGTAAACGATATTACAGAGTTAAATACAGCAATATCTGAAGCAAAACCTGGCGACGATATTGTTATGGCCAATGGAGACTGGAAAAATGTGAATATCAAATTTATAGCCTACGGAAAAGAGAAAAGCCCCATTACTTTACGTGCAGAAACGCCTGGTGAAGTTAGAATTACCGGCACATCTGACCTGAAACTTGCCGGCGAGTATTTAATTGTTGATGGGCTGCACTTTACTAATGGATCATCTCCTTCTTCAGCTGTTATCGATTTCGGTATTAGTGAAGACTCGGTCGCAAATCATTGTAAGATTACCAATTCTGCTATTATAGATTTTAACAAAGCACAGCGAAACCAAACAGATTTATGGGTTTTATTTAAAGGTCGACACAATGAGCTTGACCATTGCTACATTGCAGGAAAATCTAATAGAGGACCAACGGTTAGAATTGATTTAGCAGGCAATAATAGTATTAAAAACTACCATAAAATTACTAATAACTATTTCGGACCTCGACCACCTAAAGGCGGACCTAGTGCCGAGACCATTCAACTTGGTAATAGCTTTACCTCTATGGCCCCTAGTTATACTTTGGTTGAAAATAACTTTTTTGACCACTGTAATGGTGAAGTAGAAATTATCTCTAGTAAAACCAATTTCAATGAGTTTAGAAACAATGTGTTTTATAAAAGTGAAGGTTCTCTAGTTACAAGACATGGTAACTACTGTATAATTGATGGTAATGTTTTTATTGGGGATGAAAATTCTGAACAAATAGGTGGTATTAGATTAATAGGAACGGGACACTGGGTAACTAATAATTACTTCTACAATTTAAACGGACAAACATTTAGGAGTCCGCTTGCTGTAATGAACGGTATTCCAAAATCTCCATTAAATAGATATTTACAAGTTACAGATGTTGTTGTTGCCAACAATTCTTGGGTAAATTGTGTATCGCCTTGGCAATTTGGAGTAGGGTCTAATATTGACCAAAAAGATATTTTACCTAAATCTGAGATTAGATCTGCGACACCTATACGAACTATTGTAGCAAATAACCTTATTTACAATAATAAGGGCGATAAGCAACCTATAGTTGAGCACGACTCTATTAACGGTATTGATTTTAGAAGCAATGTCATCAACAATCAAGGTGTGATGTTCAAGGCTGTTGACGGACTTACACAAAAAGATTTTGGAACAGCTGTAGCCGACGGAGATATTTTAATGCCCGATAATTCATTAGCTGACTTTGAACTTTATAACGGATTTGAATTTAACCAGATCACTGCCGATTTATTCGGGAACTCTAGAGCTGACAAAAATTTGGTTGGTGCTGTAACAGGTAAACCAGTGAACAAAAAAGATATGATGGATGTATCTCAATATGGTCCTGATTGGTATTCTAACACAACTTCTAAGAACGAATCAAACAAAACACATTCTGCTAGTTCTAGTGAAGAACTTATCAGTGCAATTACAACTGCAACCAGTGGAGATACGATTATCTTATCTGCCGAGCGTTACGATTTAAGTTCTCCATTAAAAATTGACAAGACCATTACAATAATGGCCGCTACATCAGATGCAAAAGCCATTATTCAATATAAGGGAGCATCTGAAACTCCGGCATTTGAAATGAATCCTAAAGGGCAACTTACACTTAAGAACATTAAACTTATTGGAAATAAGGAACAGTATGCTTTTGCCAGTTTAAAAAACAATATGTCTAGCCTTTACAACCTTACTGTTGTTGACTGTGAAATATCGAATTTCGATTATGTTTTAAAAGCTTACAAACTTTCGTTCTCTGAGTATATTACTTTTAAATCTACGCAAATTAAAGATTGTGCAAATGGTTTAGAACTATCTGAAGAAACAGATGACAAAGGCGAATACAATGCCGAGAACATTACAATTGACAACTGTCTGTTTGATGGTGTTGCGAGTAATGTGGTCGACTATTATAGAGGAGGCTATGATGAATCTACCGTTGGTGGTAATTTAATAGTGACCAATAGCACATTTACACATTGTGGATCAAAAGCTGAAGAAGGACTACTTCTTAATACCTATGGCATTATCAATGTAAACCTGGCTAACAATAAGTTCATTGACAACCCTATAAAATTAGTTGCTCGTCTTTGGGGTGCAAAAAACAACAGATATTCAGATAACGAAATAAAAAACTCAGGTAAGATACTAGTTGAAGAAAATTTACCTCTAAAACTGATGTATTAA